From the genome of Amycolatopsis sp. NBC_01488, one region includes:
- the tyrS gene encoding tyrosine--tRNA ligase, with the protein MSEHILDELSWRGLIAQSTDIDALRRELDQGPVTLYCGFDPTAPSLHAGNLVPLLMLKRFQRAGHRPIVLAGGATGMIGDPRDTGERTLNTLDVVAEWAGRIRGQLERFVDFDDSPTGAIVENNLNWTGEQTALEFLRDVGKHFSINVMLNRETVKRRLEGDGMSYTEFSYLLLQSQDYQQLYRLYGCKLQVGGSDQWGNLVGGVDLIRRTEGAAVHALTAPLVTDAEGRKFGKSTGGGNLWLDPEMTSPYAWYQYFVNVGDADVIRYLRMFTFLSQEEIASLAEDTEQRPHLRAAQKRLAEEFTILVHGEEQTRQVINASQALFGRGDLAELDERTLDAVMAEIPNGKVDPSGDVTIVDLLLAGGLVDSKGAARRTLKEGGAYVNNVKIADEEWKPEPGDALHGKWLVVRKGKRNVAGVALGG; encoded by the coding sequence GTGAGCGAACACATCCTCGACGAGCTGTCCTGGCGCGGCCTCATCGCGCAGTCCACCGACATCGACGCCCTCCGGCGCGAGCTCGACCAGGGTCCCGTCACGCTCTATTGCGGTTTCGACCCCACCGCGCCCAGCCTGCACGCCGGCAACCTGGTCCCGCTGCTCATGCTCAAGCGATTCCAGCGCGCCGGGCACCGGCCGATCGTGCTGGCCGGCGGCGCGACCGGAATGATCGGCGACCCGCGCGACACCGGTGAGCGCACGCTGAACACGCTCGACGTCGTCGCCGAATGGGCCGGGCGCATCCGCGGCCAGCTCGAGCGGTTCGTCGACTTCGACGACTCGCCGACCGGCGCGATCGTCGAGAACAACCTGAACTGGACCGGCGAGCAGACCGCCCTGGAGTTCCTGCGCGACGTCGGGAAGCACTTCTCGATCAACGTCATGCTCAACCGGGAGACGGTGAAGCGCCGGCTCGAGGGCGACGGCATGTCGTACACCGAGTTCAGCTACCTGCTGCTGCAGTCGCAGGACTACCAGCAGCTCTACCGGCTGTACGGGTGCAAGCTGCAGGTCGGCGGCTCCGACCAGTGGGGCAACCTCGTCGGCGGCGTCGACCTGATCCGCCGCACCGAGGGGGCCGCCGTGCACGCGCTGACCGCGCCGCTGGTCACCGACGCCGAGGGCCGCAAGTTCGGCAAGTCGACCGGCGGCGGGAACCTCTGGCTCGACCCGGAGATGACCTCGCCGTACGCCTGGTACCAGTACTTCGTGAACGTCGGCGACGCCGACGTGATCCGCTACCTGCGGATGTTCACGTTCCTGAGCCAGGAGGAGATCGCTTCGCTGGCGGAGGACACCGAGCAGCGTCCCCACCTGCGGGCCGCGCAGAAGCGGCTGGCGGAGGAGTTCACCATCCTCGTCCACGGCGAAGAGCAGACCCGGCAGGTGATCAACGCCAGCCAGGCGCTGTTCGGCCGCGGCGACCTCGCCGAGCTGGACGAACGCACTCTCGACGCGGTGATGGCCGAAATCCCGAACGGCAAGGTCGACCCGTCCGGTGACGTGACGATCGTCGACCTGCTCCTGGCCGGGGGCCTGGTGGACAGCAAGGGTGCCGCGCGGCGCACGCTCAAGGAAGGCGGCGCGTACGTCAACAACGTGAAGATCGCGGACGAGGAGTGGAAGCCGGAGCCGGGTGACGCCCTGCACGGCAAGTGGCTCGTGGTCCGCAAGGGCAAGCGGAACGTCGCCGGCGTCGCGCTCGGCGGCTGA
- a CDS encoding HAD-IIA family hydrolase — MSDALLAAYDAVLFDLDGTVYHGSQVIPGAPETVRAAREHGTPVRFVTNNASKAPAEVVDHLTGLGMPADAGEVHTSAQAGVQLLQERLEAGAEVLVVGTESLVAEVAGAGLKPVRENGDGVQAVVQGHSPDNTWAALAEACLAIRAGALWVACNVDATLPSERGLLPGNGSMVAALRTATDVEPLVAGKPEPLLFQTAAKSAGAEHPLVVGDRLDTDIAGAVAAGLDSLVVLSGVATPKQLIEAIPAERATYLARDLTALESKAEDLKIGPRPGWSVTAENGVLEAEGDGDDLDLLRALCHTAWETGVTELGERAKAKLA; from the coding sequence ATGAGTGACGCGCTGCTCGCGGCCTACGACGCGGTCCTGTTCGACCTCGACGGCACCGTCTACCACGGCTCCCAGGTGATCCCGGGCGCCCCGGAGACGGTCCGGGCCGCGCGCGAGCACGGCACGCCGGTCCGGTTCGTGACGAACAACGCGTCCAAGGCCCCGGCCGAGGTCGTCGACCACCTCACCGGACTCGGCATGCCCGCCGACGCCGGTGAGGTGCACACGAGCGCCCAGGCCGGCGTGCAGCTGCTGCAGGAACGGCTCGAGGCCGGCGCCGAGGTCCTCGTCGTCGGCACGGAGTCGCTCGTCGCCGAGGTCGCCGGGGCCGGCCTGAAGCCGGTGCGGGAGAACGGCGACGGCGTCCAGGCGGTCGTCCAGGGGCACTCACCCGACAACACCTGGGCCGCGCTGGCCGAGGCGTGCCTGGCCATCCGGGCGGGTGCGCTCTGGGTGGCCTGCAACGTCGACGCGACCCTGCCCAGCGAGCGCGGGCTGCTGCCCGGCAACGGCTCGATGGTCGCCGCGCTGCGCACCGCCACCGACGTCGAGCCGCTCGTCGCCGGGAAGCCGGAGCCGCTGCTCTTCCAGACCGCGGCGAAGTCCGCCGGTGCGGAGCATCCCCTCGTCGTCGGTGACCGGCTGGACACCGACATCGCCGGCGCGGTTGCCGCGGGCCTCGACTCGCTCGTCGTCCTGTCCGGCGTCGCGACGCCGAAGCAGCTGATCGAGGCCATCCCGGCCGAGCGCGCCACCTACCTCGCCCGGGACCTCACGGCCCTCGAGTCCAAAGCCGAGGACCTCAAGATCGGGCCGCGCCCGGGCTGGTCCGTCACCGCGGAGAACGGCGTTCTCGAAGCAGAGGGTGACGGCGACGACCTGGACCTGCTCCGCGCGCTGTGCCACACGGCCTGGGAGACCGGCGTCACCGAACTCGGCGAGCGCGCCAAGGCGAAGCTCGCCTGA
- a CDS encoding TlyA family RNA methyltransferase gives MPKRARLDAELVRRGLARSREQASALITGGKVTVRGMVASKPATGVESDAPIVVRDEDDPGWASRGAHKLLGALKAFDGLSVEGKRCLDAGASTGGFTDVLLRNGAATVIAADVGRGLLDWRIRTDDRVVVMDRTNVRTLSPDDLGGQVDVVVGDLSFISLKLVLPALVACAREGADLVPMVKPQFEVGKDRLGSGGVVRDPELRAESVLSVIDEAAKLGLALRGVTASPLPGPSGNVEYFVWLGKEHVAESTVDAVDRSEAERLVRTAVEEGPA, from the coding sequence GTGCCCAAGCGGGCGCGCCTCGACGCGGAACTGGTTCGGCGCGGCCTCGCCCGGTCGCGCGAGCAGGCCTCGGCCCTGATCACCGGCGGCAAGGTCACCGTGCGCGGCATGGTGGCGAGCAAGCCCGCCACCGGCGTGGAGTCCGACGCGCCCATCGTCGTCCGCGACGAGGACGACCCCGGCTGGGCCTCCCGCGGCGCGCACAAGCTGCTCGGCGCCCTGAAAGCGTTCGACGGCCTGAGCGTCGAAGGCAAGCGCTGCCTCGACGCCGGCGCGTCCACCGGCGGCTTCACCGACGTCCTGCTCCGGAACGGCGCCGCCACCGTCATCGCCGCCGACGTGGGCCGTGGCCTGCTCGACTGGCGGATCCGCACTGACGACCGTGTGGTGGTCATGGACCGCACCAATGTTCGCACCCTCTCTCCCGACGACCTCGGCGGCCAGGTCGACGTCGTCGTCGGGGACCTCTCCTTCATCTCGCTCAAGCTCGTGCTGCCCGCGCTCGTCGCGTGCGCGCGCGAAGGCGCCGATCTGGTGCCGATGGTGAAACCGCAGTTCGAAGTGGGCAAGGACCGGCTCGGCAGCGGCGGCGTCGTCCGCGATCCGGAACTGCGCGCCGAATCGGTGCTCTCCGTCATCGACGAGGCCGCGAAACTGGGGCTCGCGCTGCGCGGCGTCACCGCGAGCCCGCTGCCGGGGCCGTCCGGGAACGTCGAGTACTTCGTGTGGCTGGGCAAAGAACACGTGGCCGAGTCCACTGTGGACGCGGTAGACAGGTCTGAGGCCGAGCGGCTCGTCCGAACCGCCGTCGAGGAAGGGCCCGCATGA
- a CDS encoding NAD kinase, whose amino-acid sequence MTTEREVLLMVHPDREATGEAAREVSARFAKAGIRIRVIEEDVCALINPDRHGVGSTCTVVDPDDNPADGVELVFVLGGDGTLLRAAELARPAGVPVLGVNLGRVGFLAEADSDALADTVQRVVDGDYQVEERMTIDVTVTHAGAEVARTWALNEASVEKSTRERVLDALIEVDGRPVSAFGCDGVLCATPTGSTAYAFSAGGPIIWPDVQALLVVPSNAHAMFARPLVVSRNSVITVGIDPDGSSAVLTCDGGRLIELPPGARVRVTCGQTPVRLVRLWDGPFTDRLVQKFSLPVKSWRERHARPCE is encoded by the coding sequence ATGACCACCGAACGTGAAGTGCTCCTCATGGTGCACCCCGATCGCGAAGCGACGGGCGAGGCCGCGCGCGAGGTCTCGGCGCGCTTCGCCAAGGCCGGCATCCGGATCCGCGTGATCGAGGAAGACGTCTGCGCGCTCATCAACCCGGACCGGCACGGCGTCGGGTCGACCTGCACCGTCGTGGACCCGGACGACAACCCCGCCGACGGCGTCGAGCTGGTGTTCGTCCTCGGCGGCGACGGCACGCTGCTGCGGGCGGCCGAGCTGGCCCGCCCGGCCGGGGTGCCGGTGCTCGGCGTCAACCTCGGGCGCGTCGGCTTCCTCGCCGAGGCCGACTCGGACGCGCTGGCCGACACCGTGCAGCGCGTCGTCGACGGCGACTACCAGGTCGAAGAGCGGATGACCATCGACGTCACGGTCACCCACGCCGGCGCCGAGGTCGCCCGCACCTGGGCGCTCAACGAGGCCAGCGTCGAGAAGAGCACCCGCGAGCGGGTTCTCGACGCGCTCATCGAAGTCGACGGCCGGCCGGTTTCGGCCTTTGGCTGTGACGGTGTGCTGTGCGCCACACCGACCGGTTCGACGGCGTACGCGTTCTCGGCGGGCGGCCCGATCATCTGGCCGGACGTCCAGGCGCTGCTGGTGGTGCCGAGCAACGCGCACGCGATGTTCGCGCGGCCGCTGGTCGTCTCGCGGAACTCGGTGATCACCGTCGGGATCGACCCCGACGGCTCGTCCGCCGTCCTGACCTGCGACGGCGGCCGGCTCATCGAGCTGCCGCCGGGGGCCCGCGTGCGCGTGACGTGCGGCCAGACCCCCGTCCGGCTGGTCCGGCTGTGGGACGGCCCGTTCACCGACCGGCTCGTGCAGAAGTTCTCGCTGCCGGTGAAGAGCTGGCGGGAGCGCCACGCTCGCCCCTGCGAGTAA
- the recN gene encoding DNA repair protein RecN, with protein sequence MLAEMRIQGLGVIEDALLELHAGFTVVTGETGAGKTMVVTGLHLLSGGRAEVSKVRTGMLKAFVEGRFTYAGVEGAERIVTESGADVDEDGSVIALRAVAVDGRSRAHLGGRSVPVGVLAELSEQLIAVHGQNDQLRLLRPSEQRDVIDRFAGDAVGKPLSAYREVRSEWLAVIAELTERSTRSREMAQQADLLKHGLTEIDAVAPEPGEDVDLTTQIKRLAAADELRAAATEAHVALSGSLDGDPDVPSAMALVSEALRRLSTSEDGVLRELAPRLEEASVLLADVGAELGSYVETLDADPALLEKVLARQGDLKRLTRKYAADVDGVLAWADDARRRLESMDTSEEALAELALRRDQLAVQLAAHAVEVSAPREKAAAELAAEITRELSGLAMGQAAIEVTVEQRPAEHGDTHALTIDGRAVHAGADGVDDVELLLRAHDGAPPLPVHKAASGGELSRVMLAIEVVLAHADTVQTLVFDEVDAGVGGRAAVEIGRRLARLARTHQVLVVTHLPQVAAFADQHLVVDKGHSGGVTRSGVKNLKQTERVSELARMLAGMDNETGRAHAEELLATAEKDKAEFVPKRKRAAKKK encoded by the coding sequence GTGCTGGCCGAGATGCGCATCCAGGGCCTCGGAGTCATCGAGGACGCCCTGCTGGAACTGCACGCGGGCTTCACCGTCGTGACCGGTGAGACGGGTGCCGGTAAGACCATGGTCGTCACCGGGCTGCACCTGCTGTCCGGGGGCCGCGCCGAGGTGTCCAAGGTCCGGACGGGGATGCTCAAGGCGTTCGTGGAAGGACGGTTCACCTACGCCGGCGTCGAAGGCGCCGAACGGATCGTCACCGAGTCGGGTGCCGACGTCGACGAGGACGGCAGCGTCATCGCGCTGCGGGCCGTCGCGGTCGACGGACGCTCGCGCGCCCATCTGGGCGGCCGGTCGGTGCCGGTCGGCGTGCTCGCGGAGCTGTCCGAACAGCTGATCGCGGTGCACGGGCAGAACGACCAGCTGCGGCTGCTGCGCCCGAGCGAACAGCGCGACGTGATCGACCGGTTCGCCGGCGACGCGGTGGGCAAGCCGCTCAGCGCGTACCGCGAGGTCCGGTCCGAGTGGCTGGCGGTGATCGCCGAGCTGACCGAGCGGTCGACGCGGTCCCGGGAGATGGCCCAGCAGGCCGACCTGCTGAAGCACGGGCTCACCGAGATCGACGCCGTCGCGCCGGAGCCGGGCGAGGACGTCGACCTCACCACCCAGATCAAGCGGCTCGCGGCGGCCGACGAGCTGCGCGCGGCCGCGACGGAGGCCCACGTCGCGCTGTCGGGCTCGCTGGACGGCGACCCGGACGTCCCGAGCGCGATGGCTTTGGTCTCCGAGGCGCTGCGGCGGCTCTCGACGTCCGAAGACGGCGTGCTGCGCGAGCTGGCGCCGCGGCTCGAGGAGGCGTCGGTGCTGCTGGCCGACGTCGGGGCCGAGCTGGGCTCGTACGTCGAGACGCTGGACGCCGACCCGGCGTTGCTGGAGAAGGTGCTGGCGCGCCAAGGCGACCTCAAGCGGCTGACCCGCAAGTACGCGGCGGACGTCGACGGCGTGCTCGCCTGGGCCGACGACGCGCGTCGTCGGCTCGAGTCGATGGACACCTCGGAGGAGGCGCTCGCCGAGCTGGCGCTGCGGCGCGACCAGCTCGCGGTGCAGCTGGCTGCGCACGCCGTTGAGGTGTCGGCGCCCCGGGAGAAGGCGGCGGCCGAGCTGGCTGCCGAAATCACGCGTGAGCTCTCCGGGCTGGCGATGGGCCAGGCCGCGATCGAGGTGACGGTCGAGCAGCGCCCCGCCGAGCACGGCGACACGCACGCGCTGACCATCGACGGCCGCGCGGTGCACGCGGGCGCGGACGGCGTCGACGACGTCGAGCTGCTGCTGCGCGCGCACGACGGCGCGCCGCCGCTGCCGGTGCACAAGGCCGCGTCGGGCGGCGAGCTGTCGCGGGTGATGCTGGCGATCGAGGTGGTGCTGGCCCACGCGGACACGGTGCAGACGCTGGTGTTCGACGAGGTCGACGCCGGGGTCGGCGGCCGCGCGGCGGTCGAGATCGGCCGCCGGCTGGCCCGGCTGGCGCGCACGCACCAGGTCCTGGTGGTGACGCACCTGCCGCAGGTCGCGGCGTTCGCCGACCAGCACCTGGTGGTGGACAAGGGCCACAGCGGCGGCGTGACCCGAAGCGGCGTGAAGAACCTGAAGCAGACCGAGCGGGTGAGCGAACTGGCTCGGATGCTCGCCGGGATGGACAACGAGACCGGCCGGGCGCACGCCGAGGAACTGCTGGCCACGGCGGAGAAGGACAAGGCCGAGTTCGTGCCGAAGCGGAAGCGGGCCGCCAAGAAGAAGTAG
- a CDS encoding DUF1266 domain-containing protein, with protein MILPPPADVEAQLAAARRDGDLDRYLGLLAGEELFVPIRRVDAHSILDERAETFPNVYFETGGDEFLQVFTRGALPDLGPDVVAMSGALDWAVDGVGRHERVVFNRGTRGEWRLPGATLQPWLDAHHDDVVPLEEQVERLITAPYGHLEGPIAHALACGAHLAVLNAAPWNVLDARRHDYVAEVRGLRDWWGVPDPPAWRATMADLIGDGYALTPGNLVLMLRLRFAAEFGLRNGEFDPLTWVELVDRWCAENDAEDQAEELRHTVRRVSRCEQRFRADGLVDADGFVTTALSWDVGRAVNIARWGLAVGYCDALTAELMVLEAGSLARRYHQSWADLSAGYLMGRVLHAEDDAFGEWYPAAVRVHHQLLQDPASPWVNLDFGSLSEESEA; from the coding sequence GTGATCCTGCCGCCGCCCGCCGACGTCGAAGCGCAGCTGGCCGCCGCCCGCCGCGACGGCGACCTCGACCGCTACCTCGGCCTGCTCGCCGGGGAAGAGCTCTTCGTCCCGATCCGGCGGGTCGACGCCCACAGCATCCTCGACGAGCGGGCCGAAACCTTCCCCAACGTCTACTTCGAGACGGGCGGCGACGAGTTCCTGCAGGTCTTCACCCGCGGCGCGCTGCCGGACCTCGGCCCGGACGTCGTCGCCATGAGCGGCGCGCTCGACTGGGCGGTCGACGGCGTCGGGCGGCACGAGCGGGTCGTGTTCAACCGCGGCACCCGCGGCGAGTGGCGGTTGCCGGGCGCGACCCTGCAGCCTTGGCTCGACGCGCACCACGACGACGTCGTCCCGCTGGAGGAGCAGGTCGAACGGCTGATCACCGCGCCGTACGGGCACCTCGAGGGGCCGATCGCGCACGCGCTGGCGTGCGGCGCGCACCTGGCGGTGCTCAACGCGGCGCCGTGGAACGTCCTCGACGCGCGCCGCCACGACTACGTCGCCGAGGTGCGGGGCCTGCGGGACTGGTGGGGTGTGCCGGACCCGCCGGCCTGGCGCGCGACGATGGCCGACCTGATCGGCGACGGCTACGCGCTGACGCCCGGCAACCTGGTGCTCATGCTGCGCCTGCGGTTCGCCGCCGAGTTCGGGTTGCGCAACGGCGAGTTCGACCCGCTGACCTGGGTGGAACTGGTGGACCGGTGGTGCGCGGAGAACGACGCCGAGGACCAGGCCGAGGAGCTGCGGCACACCGTCCGCCGGGTTTCGCGCTGCGAACAGCGCTTCCGCGCCGACGGCCTGGTCGACGCGGACGGGTTCGTCACGACGGCGCTGTCGTGGGACGTCGGCCGCGCGGTCAACATCGCCCGGTGGGGGCTCGCGGTCGGCTACTGCGACGCGCTGACCGCCGAGCTGATGGTGCTCGAAGCCGGTTCGCTCGCGCGCCGCTACCACCAGTCATGGGCCGACCTGTCCGCCGGGTACCTCATGGGCCGCGTGCTGCACGCCGAGGACGACGCGTTCGGCGAGTGGTACCCGGCGGCCGTGCGGGTCCACCACCAGCTCCTTCAGGACCCGGCGAGCCCCTGGGTGAACCTCGACTTCGGCTCGCTTTCGGAGGAGTCCGAAGCCTGA
- the steA gene encoding putative cytokinetic ring protein SteA: MKLTGLLTRNQEPLPGITGVARVDRRTRELLRRISPGDIVVLDQLDLDRATADALVEAEVAGVVNASPSISGRFPNMGPEILVAAGVPLVDSVGGELLRTIKDGTKLRLHDGVVYVGERQVASGIEQTADSVADQMIEAKAGMSTQLEAFSANTIEFLRRERTLILDGVGVPELKVALRDRHVLVVAGGNGHAEDLKKLKKYIGEHRPVLIGVDAGADTLRVQGYRPDVIVGDPTGIGTTTLRGGAEVVVPAQPDGHAPGVERIQDLGIGAVTFPASGNAEDLALLLADAHGASLVVTVGFQATLREFLDHGRSGSNPSTFLTRLKLGTKLVDGKAVATLHRSRVSVGAVVLLVLAAVVVVAAALLVSDVGSVYLDWLRHTGNSLAAWVKGLFT, from the coding sequence ATGAAGCTCACCGGCTTGCTCACGCGGAACCAAGAACCCCTCCCGGGGATCACCGGGGTCGCCCGGGTCGACCGCCGCACCCGGGAGCTGCTGCGCCGGATCAGTCCTGGCGACATCGTCGTGCTCGACCAGCTGGACCTCGACCGCGCGACGGCCGACGCCCTGGTGGAGGCCGAGGTCGCCGGCGTGGTCAACGCTTCGCCGTCGATTTCCGGCCGCTTCCCGAACATGGGGCCCGAAATCCTCGTGGCCGCCGGCGTCCCGCTGGTCGACTCGGTCGGCGGTGAGCTGCTGCGCACCATCAAGGACGGCACGAAGCTGCGGCTGCACGACGGCGTCGTGTACGTCGGCGAGCGCCAGGTCGCCTCCGGCATCGAGCAGACCGCCGACAGCGTCGCGGACCAGATGATCGAAGCCAAGGCCGGGATGTCGACGCAGCTGGAAGCGTTTTCGGCCAACACCATCGAGTTCCTGCGCCGCGAGCGCACGCTGATCCTCGACGGCGTCGGCGTGCCGGAGCTGAAGGTGGCGCTCCGCGACCGGCACGTGCTGGTCGTCGCGGGCGGCAACGGGCACGCCGAGGACCTCAAGAAGCTCAAGAAGTACATCGGCGAGCACCGGCCGGTGCTGATCGGCGTCGACGCGGGTGCCGACACCCTGCGCGTGCAGGGCTACCGGCCGGACGTCATCGTCGGCGACCCCACCGGGATCGGCACCACCACGCTGCGCGGCGGCGCCGAGGTCGTGGTGCCCGCCCAGCCGGACGGGCACGCGCCCGGCGTCGAGCGGATCCAGGACCTCGGCATCGGCGCGGTGACGTTCCCCGCGTCGGGCAACGCCGAGGACCTCGCGCTGCTGCTGGCCGACGCGCACGGCGCGAGCCTGGTCGTCACCGTCGGCTTCCAGGCGACGCTGCGCGAGTTCCTCGACCACGGGCGGTCCGGGTCGAACCCGTCGACGTTCCTGACCCGGCTGAAGCTCGGCACGAAGCTCGTCGACGGGAAGGCCGTGGCGACGCTGCACCGCAGCCGGGTGTCGGTCGGCGCGGTCGTGCTGCTCGTGCTCGCCGCGGTCGTGGTGGTCGCCGCGGCCCTGCTGGTGTCCGACGTGGGCTCGGTCTACCTGGACTGGCTCCGGCACACCGGGAATTCGCTCGCTGCCTGGGTCAAGGGATTGTTCACGTGA
- a CDS encoding copper transporter yields MISLRYHVVSIAACFLALAVGVVLGSTALNGTLLSGLAGEKKDLGSQVSDLEAQRNALNARLADADAFAGSMGPKVVAGALDKRSVVLVTTEDARPADRDALKQLIGQAGASVTGEVQLTSAFADPEKADQLRDVVTRLQPAGSKFPTAGDSGTLAGALLGSVLLLDKTTAKPQSSGEELAAAIGGLTDGGFVKAGADVKPAQLAIVLTGPQPTGDGAGDRSATIARFATQLDRGGAGTVLAGDAGSAEGTGPLGVVRADTSATSILSTVDNVDSSAGRVSTVLALKEQLDGGAGRYGIAGNATAPAPGVGAPTGN; encoded by the coding sequence GTGATTTCGCTGCGCTACCACGTCGTTTCCATCGCCGCGTGCTTCCTCGCGCTCGCCGTCGGGGTCGTGCTCGGCTCGACGGCGCTGAACGGCACGCTGCTGTCGGGGCTCGCGGGGGAGAAGAAGGACCTGGGCAGCCAGGTCTCCGACCTCGAGGCGCAGCGCAACGCGCTCAACGCCCGGCTGGCCGACGCGGACGCGTTCGCCGGCTCGATGGGCCCGAAGGTCGTCGCCGGGGCGCTCGACAAGCGGTCGGTGGTGCTCGTGACCACCGAGGACGCGCGCCCGGCCGACCGGGACGCACTGAAGCAGCTGATCGGGCAGGCCGGCGCGTCGGTGACCGGTGAGGTGCAGCTGACGTCCGCGTTCGCCGACCCGGAGAAGGCCGACCAGCTCCGCGACGTCGTCACGCGCCTGCAGCCCGCGGGCTCGAAGTTCCCGACCGCGGGCGACTCCGGCACGCTCGCCGGCGCGCTGCTCGGTTCGGTGCTGCTGCTGGACAAGACCACCGCGAAGCCGCAGTCGTCGGGCGAAGAGCTGGCCGCCGCGATCGGCGGGCTCACCGACGGCGGGTTCGTCAAGGCGGGGGCGGACGTCAAGCCGGCGCAGCTGGCGATCGTGCTGACCGGGCCCCAGCCGACCGGCGACGGCGCCGGTGACCGTTCGGCGACGATCGCCCGGTTCGCCACGCAGCTCGACCGCGGTGGCGCGGGCACGGTCCTGGCCGGCGACGCCGGTTCCGCGGAAGGCACGGGCCCGCTGGGCGTCGTCCGCGCGGACACCTCGGCGACGTCGATCCTGTCCACTGTGGACAACGTGGACTCGTCGGCCGGGCGGGTGAGCACGGTGCTGGCGTTGAAGGAACAGCTCGACGGGGGCGCGGGCCGGTACGGCATCGCGGGCAACGCGACGGCCCCCGCACCGGGCGTCGGCGCCCCCACTGGCAACTGA
- a CDS encoding glycosyl hydrolase family 18 protein → MQRRFALVAAAAAAVVIGGLTVAGPAAPGAAAATSGGVRIAYYDQWSIYQNAYYLKNVDAIAGNLDYLLYDFENIDPNNLTCFEATKATTPDPGGETDPNAGDGGEDQFADYQKTFGSDISVDGTADTWNQPIVGNFHQLQELKARHPNLKVLLSIGGWTYSKYFSDAAATDASRKKFVSSCLDMFIKGNIPASGGYGGPGTAAGIFDGIDIDWEYPGSPTGHVGNHYSAADTANYTALMAEFRSELDALGGKHYALSAALPGGQDKIAKIQTDKIGQYLDFGDAMTYDMHGAWDATGPTNFQDPLYSSPNDPSGTIPPGTEKYTTDSVIKDYLHGNSAYGIAGGFPANKLTLGIPFYYRGWTGVPAGSNHGLYQSASGPSPGHALSGNVPGVAMYKELSGVVDNPADTYWDPVTQSAWFYDGTNFYGGSSAQSVKARTDYIHCTGLGGAMMFSLYDLDPGSTLFHAVVNGLAASTPNCSSPPPTTTPTTPTTPTTPTTPTTPPTTTTPPTTTPTTPPSVPAWAPWTAYAAGAKVTYNGQTYTCRQAHTSQPGWEPPNVPALWLAS, encoded by the coding sequence ATGCAGCGAAGATTCGCCCTGGTCGCCGCCGCGGCCGCCGCTGTCGTGATCGGCGGGCTGACCGTCGCCGGCCCAGCGGCGCCCGGTGCGGCCGCCGCGACCTCCGGCGGGGTCCGGATCGCCTACTACGACCAGTGGAGCATCTACCAGAACGCCTACTACCTGAAGAACGTCGACGCCATCGCCGGCAACCTCGACTACCTCCTCTACGACTTCGAGAACATCGACCCGAACAACCTCACCTGCTTCGAAGCCACGAAGGCGACGACGCCGGATCCGGGCGGCGAGACCGACCCGAACGCGGGCGACGGCGGCGAGGACCAGTTCGCCGACTACCAGAAGACGTTCGGCTCCGACATCAGCGTCGACGGCACGGCCGACACCTGGAACCAGCCGATCGTGGGCAACTTCCACCAGCTGCAGGAGCTCAAGGCGCGGCACCCGAACCTCAAGGTGCTGCTGTCGATCGGCGGCTGGACGTACTCGAAGTACTTCTCCGACGCCGCCGCGACCGACGCGTCGCGCAAGAAGTTCGTCAGCTCGTGCCTCGACATGTTCATCAAGGGCAACATCCCCGCGTCCGGCGGCTACGGCGGCCCGGGCACCGCGGCGGGCATCTTCGACGGCATCGACATCGACTGGGAGTACCCGGGTTCGCCCACCGGGCACGTCGGCAACCACTACAGCGCCGCCGACACGGCGAACTACACCGCGCTGATGGCGGAGTTCCGCAGCGAGCTGGACGCGTTGGGCGGCAAGCACTACGCGCTGTCGGCCGCGTTGCCGGGCGGCCAGGACAAGATCGCGAAGATCCAGACCGACAAGATCGGGCAGTACCTGGACTTCGGCGACGCGATGACCTACGACATGCACGGCGCGTGGGACGCGACCGGGCCGACGAACTTCCAGGACCCGCTGTACTCCTCGCCGAACGACCCGTCCGGCACGATCCCGCCGGGCACCGAGAAGTACACGACCGACTCGGTGATCAAGGACTACCTGCACGGCAACAGCGCGTACGGCATCGCGGGCGGCTTCCCGGCGAACAAGCTGACGCTGGGCATCCCGTTCTACTACCGCGGCTGGACCGGCGTGCCGGCCGGGTCGAACCACGGCCTGTACCAGTCCGCTTCGGGGCCGTCGCCCGGGCACGCGCTGAGCGGCAACGTGCCGGGCGTGGCGATGTACAAGGAACTCTCCGGCGTCGTCGACAACCCGGCGGACACGTACTGGGACCCGGTCACGCAGTCGGCCTGGTTCTACGACGGGACGAACTTCTACGGCGGCTCGTCGGCGCAGTCGGTCAAGGCGCGCACGGACTACATCCACTGCACCGGCCTCGGCGGCGCGATGATGTTCTCGCTCTACGACCTGGACCCGGGTTCGACGTTGTTCCACGCCGTGGTCAACGGGCTCGCGGCCTCGACGCCGAACTGCTCGAGCCCGCCGCCCACCACGACCCCGACGACACCCACCACGCCGACCACTCCCACGACACCGACGACCCCACCGACGACCACGACCCCGCCGACCACCACGCCCACCACGCCGCCTTCGGTGCCCGCGTGGGCACCGTGGACCGCGTACGCCGCCGGTGCCAAGGTGACCTACAACGGCCAGACGTACACGTGCCGCCAGGCGCACACGTCGCAGCCGGGCTGGGAACCGCCGAACGTCCCGGCGCTGTGGCTGGCTAGCTGA